The window CTGTGCAGCTgtggctgccaggcagtggcagagCTTCAGGGTGTTGGGGAGATGGTTTGTCTGGGAACGTGTCAGCAGGAAGCAGATGAGTTGGCTAGAGGTGTGGGCAATGCGAGCCTAGACTTGATCCTCTCCTGGGTGTGTTGGTGGAGGCCATGTGATATACAGGTGTGGACTCGGGGTATCCATGGGCAGGCACCTGCAGACTGGCTCCTCGTTTTACCTGCTCATGGGTCCAGGGAAGCCGATGCCTGCTGCTTGTGtgagcacagtgcctggcatggGGTCAAGCATGAGTGAACCTGGCCTGGGTCCTGGGCAGAGACACTCCTACAGACAGGGTCCCAGCCATAGTTGAGGTGTTCAGTTTTCCTAGTAGGAGACCAGAGGGCAAGGCCATGTGCTGTGCAAGGTGCTGCATAGACTGGTGAGACGGGTAGTGGCTGGCTTCAGGGGATATGTCACACGCACATGACCAAAAATGACGATTTTATACTAGGAGCCTTGGGCAGAGAGCTCGATCTGTGGCTCCCCATGTCTCACAACCCATCAGTTCCAGAAGCTGCGAATCCTCTGCAGACTAGGGGCAGGACAGAGGTGTGCAGACCAGTAACACTGTGGCCAAAGGTCCTGGAAATGAGTCTTCTGTAGCCCacctcagcccccaccccaccccgcctgTCCTGTAAGCACTCAGAATGGTCATCTGAGTGTAGGGCACCCTGTGCCCTATGATGTCCTACAGTCAGTCTGACACTgtaagggtgggagtggggtctTCTCTGGGCAGGATGTTACTGGGACCATTGAGACAGCTGCTCCCAGGAGCAGAGTAACCAGGATCGGGCAAGGCATAATGGCCTTTGCTGGGTGACCTTTGGCATTAGCTGCTGCAAGGGGTGAGAGCCGGTAGCTACCTGACAGACATTTGGCAATGGATGCAAGCTGACCCCAACCATGTCCCTGGGCTGCAGCCAGTGAAGGGTGGCTGGATGTGGGGGTTAAGCAGATGCGCCCGACCATGTGTATTTTGATGTTTTACTGTGCCAGGGAGGTGGCACCTATAGTGGGACCACCCAGTTGTCATGAGGCCTGCCCTGGGCCTGCTTGCTGTCTCAGGTCAACTCAGTCACTCTGGCATTGCCCTGGTGACTAGTGGCATGCCCCTTTACTTGTTCATGGCAGTTCAGCTGTGGAGGTGTGTCTGCAGGGGTGGTGAGCAGGCCTTATGTGTCAGATTGCCTGCTCTACTCCTGTCCAACAGCCTACAAGCTAGCTGCCTTTGGTGGCCCGTGCTGTGTGAATCCCAGTGGTCAGGCCTGTGGCCACTCTTGCTTTAGGATCCATTGTGTCAATACGAGGCCTATGGTCATGGCTACTTGCCTGCACCAGTGCCTTAATACTTGACAGCTGTGGCCTTGTAGGAAGCATGCTCTGCTCTTTTTGGGACTTCCTGTGTGTGGTGGCATCCCCAGAGGTGACTCAGCCCAGAAGCACAAGTGTGGCAGGTGATTGGTATCAGGAAGGCAGTGCCTGGTTTTTAGGCTTTTCCTCTTGCTGTCCTACATGGGCTCCTAGCTGTCTACGTCCTACcattgtgtgtctgaagatggggCTGCAGGTCCTGTCACTGTGGGGTGCATAGGAGGTCTTGTCTAAGGCAGTAGTGGGAAGTCACTGAAACAACAATTAGGCTATGGGAAGAAGATTACTGTCCTCACTGCCCTGAGTGCCTCAGACCCCGACTACACAGAACTGCCATATGTGGCTTGGAATGGGTAGCCAGACTGACCTTGCCATTCCCACAGGATTACATCTGCCCAAGGTGCGAGTCTGGCTTCATCGAGGAGCTTCCAGAAGAGACCAGGTAGTGCCTgcggctgggggtgggggggtgcggTCTTGGGACCTTGGCATTCACTGTCCTGGGGACCCAGGAGGGGCTTCAGCAGCAATTGACGGGCTCTTTCTTCCTGTGCAGGAACACAGAAAATGGCTCGGCCCCCTCCACTGCCCCCACCGACCAGAACCGGCAGCCATTTGAGGTGAGTCAGGGTCTCTGGTCCCAGGCCCACCAGTCCTGCATGTTGGTGGTGATCTTACTGGTTCAACTGTTGTCTCCCGTTTGTGGGATGGCTAAGGACTCTGCCTCTGCTGTGTGTGGGACTGGCAGGCTCACTGCATCCTCTCCACAGAATGTGGACCAGCACCTGTTCACGCTGCCACAGGGATACAGCCAGTTTGCTTTTGGCATCTTCGACGATAGCTTTGAGATTCCCACGTTCCCTCCTGGGGCCCAGGCTGATGATGGCAGGGACCCTGAGAGCCGACGGGAGAGAGAGCACCAGTCTCGGCATCGGTATGGGGCCCGGCAGCCCCGTGCCCGCCTCACTGCCCGGCGGGCCACTGGCCGGCATGAAGGTGTCCCCACGCTGGAAGGGTGAGTGGTGGGCATGCGGTAGCTGGTGAAGGCTCTGCTACCACTGTGGAACATACAGACATGGGAGGCAAGCACACTCCACTGACCCTGAGTCTCCATGCTCCCTTAAGAGCCTCACTTGGCTGCCTATGGGAGCCATCTGGCCACCTCTCTCCCAAGGAGCCTGGGTCACCCACAGGCATTGAGTGCAACACTCCCAATTCCGAGTGGAAGTGGGATAGTCTAGGTTCCACACCTTCGGGGCATGCATGCCCcatggcctctgtctcccaggaatCCCTGTGAAATAGTTGCACCCAATGGCTTCCTCACCATTGGTAGGAGAGCACATGCCATCATCTCAGCACCTGAGTGGTGGAGACAGAAAGGTCACTGCTGATTGAAGGCTAGCTTGGTCTGCTTAGTGAGTTGGAGGGTAGTCTGGGCTGCAGAGCAagcctatatttttattttaattttttttttctttttggttcttcaagacagggtttctctgtggagccctggctgtcctggaactcactctgtagaccaggctggcctcaaactcagaaatccacgagCAAGCCTATCTTGTGAGGTGGTCTGCAGGCCCCTGTGACACTGTCTCTCCCACAGGATCATCCAGCAGCTCGTGAATGgcatcatctctccagccgctGTACCCAGCCTGGGCCTTGGTCCCTGGTGAGTAGGGGACGGGTGCCCGGCCCCTCCTACCCTGCGCCCCCTGACCCGGCCTCTCCCCCCAGGGGCGTCCTGCACTCGAACCCAATGGACTACGCTTGGGGGGCCAACGGCCTGGACGCCATCATCACGCAGGTACAGCTGGCCACCCAGCATCTGTGGGGGGCCAAGAGGCCAGCCTAGTACAGCAGATGGGGTGCTGCACTGTAGCACCAGAGGCCCAAGCATCTTGTTCTCTGGTGTCAAGATAGCTCTGGCCAATCCTTTCTTGCCCTCCCCTCCTGAAGGGTGCCTGCTGTCCTAGGGTGCACAGTGGCCTGTACCAGAGCTGTACACCTTACACACCCTGAGATTTAATGGGCCTGGTCTTGCTGATTTGCAACTGCAGAGCTGGGCAAGTGGagactccccaccccctcccccaccccattgaGAACCGTGCCCCCGCCTCAGgcccctcttccttcttgtctttcagCTCCTCAATCAGTTTGAGAACACCGGCCCCCCACCTGCAGACAAGGAGAAGATTCAGGCTCTCCCCACAGTCCCAGTCACAGAGGAGCACGTGGGTATGCTCATGGAGTTGGTGGACAAAGTCCCGGGGGACTTTCCCTGCTTCTGCATGCCTCTCACTGACTTGCTTCCTCACCAGGCTCAGGGCTAGAGTGCCCAGTGTGCAAAGAAGACTACGCGCTGGGTGAGAGTGTGCGGCAACTGCCCTGCAACCACCTGTTCCACGACAGCTGCATCGTGCCCTGGCTAGAGCAGGTGACTGCCTCCAGCTCAGGCCGTGCACACAGGCCTCAGTGCAGGCCCAGACTCTTAACTGCAGACATAACACTAGCCACAACTCTCTTGACCAGATCGTTCTTCCCCTTAGCCCTGAGACTACCTTACCGTGACTGTCTCCAGCTCAGGCCTCCTTCAGACGCACCTGAACCCTCAttcactgtagccctggcttttctctGACCCTGCCCTTGCTGATGTGCCCATCTGCCACCCTGAGCCACTGCCATACAGCCATCTTACTTGGATCCTCAACTCAGACCCAGACTGCCACAACTCATGGCTAACTAATCCACACACTGTCCCTGAGCCAGACTGCCTGGGACCCTGATTTTAGCCTAGGCCCTGACCCGTGCTTGAACCCTTACCCTGACTCAGAACCTAATTGTATCCTtggccctcctctccctctccagcatGACAGCTGCCCGGTCTGCCGCAAAAGCCTCACTGGACAGAACACAGCCACCAACCCCCCGGGCCTGACTGGTGTTGGTTTCTCCTCCTCGTCGTCGTCCTCCTCTTCCAGCTCACCCAGCAACGAGAACCCAGCCACAAGCAACTCCTGAGTCCTACTGGGCCATCCCTCGGGGTTGGTCATCCCACCCATCCCAGGTGCCTCAGCACCAACCGCCATGGCCGTGGACTAGAGGTGCTGCCCATGGTGGCCGGCAGCACCTGGCGGGCCCCAGGCTGCAGGCAGGCTCGGACTTGGCCATGGCTGCTCCTTTTTGGAGGTGTGCACATGGATCCCATGTCCCCAGCAGGCGCCTTCAGTCCGTCTTTAACCTCACCCTCCAAATGTTCAACGGCAGAAgggtttttatgattttaaattattactgCTTTGAAATAAATGGACGTTTGAGCCACGTGCGGCCATGCATGATCTGTGGAGagtcagcagaactgtcaacagGTCCAGCCTGCCACATGCCCCTGGAGACAGGGCCAGCACCCAGCCAGCGCCGGCCTCGGGACCACGAGGGTGACCAGCAGACCCAGCAACAAACTGCTccagcagactttttttttttttttttaagggaaatgtGTGTTATCTGGAAAGCTATTTAAAATACACCTACTCAAAAAAGCAGAGCCCATGGCTTGGCGTCTTCCTTCAGCCAGGGTGTCCAGGACTGCATGGTGGGGCAATGCACAGGGTGGGTTGGAGCTTCTGGCAACCTGGCGCCTGATGGAACCCAGCCCTCTGCACTGGCTGATAGGAGGCAagatctgaagactgctcccAGAGCTGCTTGGGTGGGAAGCTGCCTGGTACAAGCCCTGCAGGGGGTGACCAGGCAGTGGGCCTGTAGTCTCTTATCACACACTTGTCTTTGGTTGGAGCGATGGACTTGCAACATGTATGACAGCACGTCTACATACGCCCCACCAGGATTACCGTGGCTGAGCAAGTCCCTAGCCCTCCTGCTCCCAAGCTGCCACGGAGACAACCCAGAACACCCCTACAGCCCAAAGTAGTCACTGCTGTTGGCAATGCTAGGACCTACCCATCCTGCCCTCAAGTTAAGGACGTGAAGAGGATCACGTTACCTCAGCTCTGTGCTGGAATTGTTGCCTTCTATCCTGCCATAGTCTGGGGCATAAGTCTTGGCTTCCGCAGGTCGATGGTGCTTAAATGACAAAGCCTGTAGCAGGGAGGATGCCACCTACAGGTGCTGTGGAGACTGCCGTTCCCTGGAGATGCTGAAATGATAGCCTTGGCCTTCCCTGCCAAGGACCCGAGCATCCGTTCTGAAAGCTCTTAGCACGGTGCATGGGTCCTGCCACCGACAAGCAACCATGCACACCGAGGCTCAAAACATTTATTGTTGATGGCCACCCGACACTGGCCTCCTCAGGCTGTGATCCGTGGGGGGGGAGAGGGGCAGGCTGTCCCTCCTAGTGACTCCAGGGAACTTAGGCATTGAACACAGTGTTCAGAGGCCCCACATTAGCCTGGCATGGtgctgcatgtctttaatcccaatactcaggaggcagagacaggcagatctcttcaagttccaggccagtgtagtctacttagtgaattccagggttatgtagagaccatgtctcaaaaaaacattttttttttttatgtgtatgggtgcagggtatgtgcacatgagtgcaggtgcctgcagagaaTAGAAAAGGGAGTCAGGCTCTCGGGTGGGAgatacgggtggttatgagctgcctgaggTGGGAGAACTAAACTCAGGCCCCCTGGAAGAACAAGAAGTGCTTTTAACTCCAGTCGCATACTCTGGTCCCATGAGCTAATCTGTGTTCCTGCTGACCTGGGCCCTGCCCTCTGCAACATGTCCACCCTCCCTGGTCCTCCCTGTCTACTTTCTTTATCCACCTGGTGTGTCCTCACCTCCAAGCCTCTCCGTGCTGTGCCCAGAGCGTTCTCACCTCCAAACTAGATGGATGCAAGCTGCCAGTTCTGTGTATCCCCCTGAGTGTTGGCTTCACTTGCAGTGACCCTGCCGTGTCTCCATGTCCAGCAGCCAGTGGGCACCCAGCTTGTGACATAAAGACGTGTGTGGGCCCAGGGTCTCTGGCCTGGTCTTTGGCTGCTCAGCTCCAGATTTTCCAGGCCCTGTGTGCCACCCATGCCTCCTGAACCATCGGCAGGCCCTTCAAGACGAGACCAGGACTGGCAGGAAGTGTGTGGACAGTTGGTGCCGTCGTGTCCGTCTGCCTTGCCTGGGAATGCCCTGGCTGTCAAGTGCCAAGAACATGGGTCGGCCGTGGTGCCTCCAACGTCGGGAGGCGTATGTGTTGTAGCCGTTCTCCTCGATGCGCTCCTGGAACCTACAGTCCACAGTGTAGACCCGCTGCAGGGCGGATGCATGAGACTGGCTATGTGCACCATTGACCATTACCACCCAGTAGCTGCCCACCGCCAGTCACTCACCGACCCATAGAGGCGGCCCCTGTGATTCATGGCCACATAGAAGCCTGAGTACACAGCTTTGATCACCACAGTCCCCACACGGACAGAACGTATCTCAACAATACCTGAGTGGGAACAGGAGAGGGTGGTCAGGCAGCAGCCACACTTGGGCTCTTCAGTTCCCATCACTACTGTGTCTCCAACCCCAGCTGGCATGGACCCTGAAGACTAAGGAACACAGACTGGCCAGAGAAAACCTGGGGCGCCAGGCTATGCTTAAGCACCAATGTAGACCGTCTGCTTCTGCTTGGGCACTAACTATGCTCTGTGCTTCATGGAGCCTATACAaccctgggggtggggtgccAACTATACCTACTTCTAGAAGGGAAGCTGCCCAGGATTGGAAGAACCAGCTTTGGACTTCATCTGTCTGTTCAACCCTCTGTGACCATCCCTGGCAAGCCCTAGCTGGCTCTGAGTCTCAGCTTTCCTCCAGGAAGGGGGTTCAGGGAAGGGTTGAATCCCACCACAGGCCTCACACTGGGGACATCAGCCACACCATTCTTCACCATCCCTCCCGGCCCTGAAAGGAGTACCTCTGCTTCACCCCAGGGGAAGGCCTATGACGGTGCCATCTTGGTTCACAGTGCATGCTCTTGGCCAGCACCACACAGGAACTACCAAGTTAAGGAGGGAAGAGTCCCATCCCCACAGAGCCTGCCATCTGTCACCCCCATCCTTATCTAGGTGGGATCTAAATCTCAGACATACTGAAGGGCCAGGTCACTCAGCTGGGCCTCTTCCTCAGCCTGGGGCCACCCCGCCTGGCTGTGCTACCATGGATGGACCTGCCCAGCCAGTCCCCTGTCATAGCCCTCGTCCTGTGTGGCCTAATGAGGGCCTTGGAACCCAGATGAAAGCCACTGGGATGGGCAGTGCCCTGTCACCTGCCCAGGGCTGAGCTCAAACcctcccaggaactctgcccGAGTTTAGCACCAGAGAAGCTGGCTGTGGCCTCCCCATCACCCCCAGCATTCTCCTCACGCTGGCCTCTCCTATTATCACATACATGCCACAAGCACTTATGGAAGCCCTTCTGTATGCAAAGGTCCTTCTTAGCAGGACCTTGAGATCAGGGTATCCCCTCTTACCTCATTTGCCAAATAGGGATGTCTGGGAACAGAGAGAACCCCAATGCAGGCAGCTCACGATCCCAGGAGGAATCCCTCTTCATCAGTTTGCCCTGTAAGTAGGCCACTGACCCCACCCAGCAGCCCCTGCTTTGCTTAGGAGCCCGTGGGATGTGTGcccatctctctccctgctgccccaGCACTCACTGTCCTGGCCGTGCCGCCAACGCGTCCCCTGCACCCGACCACCAGGGTCCATACGCAGAAAAAAGTGGGTGGAGGAGAAGAGGCGGCGCCAGCGTACGTCGCCCTCCAGATGCGGGTATCCGCCCGGAGCTCCCGGTGCCCGCGCCAGCAGCAGCCAGGCTAGGCCCAGCCAGAGGCGGCGGCGCATCCCGACCTGTGCCCGGCAGCGCGCGGTGTTCCAGCTGCACTGTCGGGAGCGGGGTTAGGGTTGCTGTCGTCCAATGGGCGCTTGGGGGCGGGGCCTCGACTCCACATGCGGGTTCTGTGGGCTCCTGTTTGTCCCTAGTCCANNNNNNNNNNNNNNNNNNNNNNNNNNNNNNNNNNNNNNNNNNNNNNNNNNNNNNNNNNNNNNNNNNNNNNNNNNNNNNNNNNNNNNNNNNNNNNNNNNNNNNNNNNNNNNNNNNNNNNNNNNNNNNNNNNNNNNNNNNNNNNNNNNNNNNNNNNATAggtgcagggctggagagagatacAGACTAGAGACAGAAGAACGAAATTACAGAGGAACAAAGATTGAAGACAAAGAGCCCAGAGATGGAGAGACCAGAGATACCAGAACCAGAAGACAAAGAGCAaacagagaagggacagaggtgAAAGAAAAACAGACCAGAGATAGACTGAAACCAGAGAGAcggaagaaagggaaaacaaagaaacagacaaaagacAAAGATAGGAGACAGATGTACAGACAGAGACagcgagagacagacagatggcaaTGAGGTACGCTAGATTTCAAAAGGTGTCAattgtagtgacaattttgaattttggcttcttttaaaagcacagaaatatttcaagaatgtgttttttgttttaatcccaggtatgggatatggggctgcttcagagtgTCCACAGCACCTGACTATGATtcgcctcatgctctagcagagatgtgtttttgccagctgcagatagtttctgagattgtgtgtgacctttggaattctgggaacctTTCAGAGGGTACATAAATGTTAGTGCccagctgggtggtgatggtggtgtacacctttaatcccagcacttgggaagcagaagcagaagcagacagatctgtgagttcaaggcctggtctacagagcaaaccctaggacagccagagctacacagagaaaaccctatcttgaaaaaccagctaaataagtaaataaataaataaataaatgctagagTCTGGATAGGTTGATTGTAGGTCGTTCAGGGGgcttggttgcagtttgttagtagttgtggtcaaagaagaaagaaattagattcagcagggcagtgatggcgcacgcctttgatcccaacacttggcggatttctgagttcgaggccagcctggtctacagagtgagttccaggacagccaaggctacataggagaaaccctgtcttgaaaaacaaaacaaaaattagattcaaggatctctctctcctcccccatccttctttctctcttatctagtgactgggg is drawn from Mastomys coucha isolate ucsf_1 unplaced genomic scaffold, UCSF_Mcou_1 pScaffold4, whole genome shotgun sequence and contains these coding sequences:
- the Fgf22 gene encoding fibroblast growth factor 22 isoform X1 — its product is MRRRLWLGLAWLLLARAPGAPGGYPHLEGDVRWRRLFSSTHFFLRMDPGGRVQGTRWRHGQDSIVEIRSVRVGTVVIKAVYSGFYVAMNHRGRLYGSRVYTVDCRFQERIEENGYNTYASRRWRHHGRPMFLALDSQGIPRQGRRTRRHQLSTHFLPVLVSS
- the Rnf126 gene encoding E3 ubiquitin-protein ligase RNF126 translates to MAEASPQPGRYFCHCCSVEIVPRLPDYICPRCESGFIEELPEETRNTENGSAPSTAPTDQNRQPFENVDQHLFTLPQGYSQFAFGIFDDSFEIPTFPPGAQADDGRDPESRREREHQSRHRYGARQPRARLTARRATGRHEGVPTLEGIIQQLVNGIISPAAVPSLGLGPWGVLHSNPMDYAWGANGLDAIITQLLNQFENTGPPPADKEKIQALPTVPVTEEHVGSGLECPVCKEDYALGESVRQLPCNHLFHDSCIVPWLEQHDSCPVCRKSLTGQNTATNPPGLTGVGFSSSSSSSSSSSPSNENPATSNS
- the Fgf22 gene encoding fibroblast growth factor 22 isoform X2, with amino-acid sequence MRRRLWLGLAWLLLARAPGAPGGYPHLEGDVRWRRLFSSTHFFLRMDPGGRVQGTRWRHGQDSIVEIRSVRVGTVVIKAVYSGFYVAMNHRGRLYGSVPGAHRGERLQHIRLPTLEAPRPTHVLGT